In Chryseobacterium gleum, a single genomic region encodes these proteins:
- a CDS encoding M3 family metallopeptidase, translating into MNILTEKFNTPYHSAPFSDIKNEDYLPAFKELIQKSEAEIDAIVNNPEAPTFENVIEALAYSGEQLDVVSNIFFNLNSAETSDEIQQIAQEVSPILTEYSSKISQNEALFNKIKKVYDEKEKYNLNEEQEMLLNETYKGFVRSGALLNEEDKEKLKKISMDLSLKSLQFGQNVLASTNAYFKHISHKEDLAGIPEAIIDQYAEEAKERNLEGWVVTLQYPSYIPFMTYAENRELRKELALANGKKSFDGGEFDNQNLIKELLHLKQQKAELLGYENYADFVLEERMAKSPVKVFDFLNELLTKAKPYADKEIEELKSLAKADGIEEMQSYDHAYYAEKLRKAKFDLNDEELKPYFPLNQVQDAVFGLAGKLFGLTFEERNDIPKYHEDVKVYEVKENGTYKSLLYVDYFPRKGKRAGAWMTSYKNQYKQNGENSRPHISIVCNFSKPTKDTPSLLTFQEVTTLFHEFGHALHGMMADTQYPTLSGTSVKWDFVELPSQFLENFCYEPEFLKTFAKHYKTGEVLPDEKIEKIEQSKNFMEGYQTLRQLGFGLLDMNYHTKVKELENESVKEFEDKYTKATSLYPSNSETAMSPSFSHIFQGGYSAGYYSYKWAEVLDADAFQYFKENGIFNPEIAAKYKVLLSSGGTKDPMELYKAFRGSEPKVESLLKRAFG; encoded by the coding sequence ATGAATATTTTAACAGAAAAATTTAACACTCCATACCATTCGGCACCGTTCAGTGACATTAAAAATGAAGATTATCTTCCTGCATTTAAAGAACTGATTCAAAAATCTGAAGCAGAAATTGATGCTATTGTCAACAATCCTGAAGCACCCACTTTTGAAAATGTTATTGAAGCATTAGCTTATTCCGGGGAACAGCTGGATGTGGTTTCAAATATTTTTTTCAACTTAAATTCAGCGGAAACCAGTGACGAAATCCAACAGATCGCTCAGGAAGTTTCGCCGATCTTAACCGAATATTCTTCAAAAATATCTCAGAATGAAGCCCTTTTCAACAAAATCAAAAAGGTATACGATGAAAAGGAAAAATATAATCTCAATGAAGAGCAGGAAATGCTTTTGAATGAAACCTACAAAGGTTTTGTAAGAAGCGGAGCTTTACTGAATGAAGAAGACAAAGAAAAATTAAAGAAAATCAGCATGGATCTTTCTTTAAAGTCTTTACAGTTTGGGCAGAATGTACTGGCTTCAACGAATGCTTATTTTAAACATATCTCCCATAAAGAGGATCTTGCAGGAATTCCGGAAGCCATTATTGATCAATATGCTGAGGAAGCGAAGGAAAGAAATCTTGAAGGTTGGGTGGTAACTTTACAGTACCCGAGTTATATCCCGTTCATGACTTATGCAGAAAACCGTGAACTTAGAAAGGAACTGGCACTTGCGAATGGTAAAAAATCCTTCGATGGTGGAGAATTTGACAATCAGAATCTGATTAAAGAACTTCTTCATCTGAAACAGCAGAAAGCTGAGCTTTTAGGATATGAAAACTATGCTGATTTCGTTCTGGAAGAAAGAATGGCAAAATCTCCGGTAAAAGTTTTTGATTTTTTAAATGAGCTTTTAACCAAAGCAAAGCCCTATGCGGATAAAGAAATTGAAGAATTGAAATCTTTAGCCAAAGCCGACGGAATTGAGGAGATGCAAAGCTACGATCACGCCTATTATGCTGAAAAACTTCGTAAGGCAAAATTTGATCTTAATGATGAGGAACTGAAACCTTATTTCCCGTTAAACCAGGTACAGGATGCTGTATTCGGACTGGCAGGTAAATTATTCGGGCTTACTTTTGAAGAGAGAAATGATATCCCGAAATACCATGAAGATGTAAAAGTATATGAAGTAAAAGAAAACGGAACTTATAAATCCTTGTTATACGTTGATTATTTCCCGAGAAAAGGGAAAAGAGCCGGTGCATGGATGACCAGCTATAAAAATCAGTATAAGCAAAACGGTGAAAACTCACGTCCGCACATCTCAATTGTCTGCAACTTTAGTAAACCGACAAAAGATACTCCTAGTTTACTGACCTTCCAGGAAGTGACTACTTTATTCCACGAATTCGGGCACGCACTTCACGGAATGATGGCAGATACCCAATATCCTACCCTGTCAGGTACTTCAGTAAAATGGGATTTTGTGGAACTTCCGTCTCAGTTTCTTGAGAACTTCTGCTATGAGCCTGAGTTCCTGAAAACTTTTGCAAAACATTATAAAACAGGAGAAGTTCTTCCTGACGAAAAAATTGAAAAAATCGAGCAATCCAAAAACTTTATGGAGGGTTATCAGACTTTAAGACAACTAGGTTTCGGACTTCTGGATATGAACTACCATACAAAAGTTAAAGAATTGGAAAATGAAAGTGTAAAAGAGTTTGAAGATAAATACACAAAAGCAACAAGTCTTTATCCTTCCAATTCAGAAACAGCTATGAGTCCGAGTTTTTCACACATTTTCCAGGGAGGATATTCTGCAGGATATTATTCCTATAAATGGGCGGAAGTTCTGGATGCCGATGCTTTCCAGTATTTTAAAGAAAATGGAATTTTCAATCCTGAGATTGCAGCGAAATATAAAGTCTTGCTTTCTTCAGGAGGAACCAAAGATCCGATGGAATTATATAAAGCCTTCAGAGGCAGTGAGCCAAAAGTGGAAAGTTTATTGAAAAGAGCGTTCGGATAG
- a CDS encoding tetratricopeptide repeat protein translates to MSSITLRLENVKKLQAKRWENEDQWDALNDLLVRELEEILLIEPENTSALINMGAVYSDMGENEKALEYLKTALSLGSQDKNLFINLSIVLVYMGKHQEEYLEYLEEAEDKTEDPLTFKAYFDPQSR, encoded by the coding sequence ATGAGCAGTATAACACTAAGATTAGAAAACGTAAAAAAACTTCAGGCTAAAAGATGGGAAAATGAAGATCAATGGGATGCTTTGAACGATCTGCTGGTCAGAGAGCTGGAAGAAATTCTTCTTATTGAGCCTGAAAATACTTCAGCTTTAATCAATATGGGTGCTGTTTATTCTGATATGGGTGAGAATGAAAAAGCTCTGGAGTACTTAAAGACGGCATTAAGTCTGGGTTCTCAAGACAAAAACCTGTTTATCAACCTTTCCATTGTGCTTGTTTATATGGGAAAACATCAGGAAGAGTATCTGGAATACCTTGAAGAAGCCGAGGATAAAACGGAAGATCCTCTTACTTTTAAAGCCTATTTTGATCCTCAATCGCGTTAA
- a CDS encoding YqaE/Pmp3 family membrane protein: MLLAILLPFLSFIVRGKIFTGIICLILQITLIGWLPAAIWAALSLQNERADKRNEKLIKAMKQNKK, encoded by the coding sequence ATGTTACTGGCTATCTTACTTCCCTTCTTATCCTTTATTGTCCGTGGAAAAATTTTCACTGGGATTATTTGTCTGATTTTACAGATCACCCTGATCGGCTGGCTCCCCGCTGCCATTTGGGCTGCACTTTCTTTACAAAATGAAAGAGCAGATAAACGGAATGAAAAATTAATTAAAGCCATGAAGCAAAACAAGAAATAA
- a CDS encoding ArsR/SmtB family transcription factor, producing MRRDIFQAIADPTRRAIIALIAVQAMTPNAIAEHFDTTRQAVSKHLKILTECELVTQNHQGREIYYVLEIDKMKEIDHWLEQFRRIWESRFEQLDTLLATLKSQQK from the coding sequence ATGAGAAGAGATATTTTTCAGGCTATAGCTGATCCCACACGCCGGGCCATCATTGCGCTGATCGCAGTACAGGCCATGACACCGAATGCCATAGCAGAGCATTTTGACACCACAAGACAGGCTGTTTCAAAACACCTGAAAATCCTGACGGAGTGCGAACTGGTAACTCAAAATCACCAGGGAAGAGAAATTTATTACGTGTTGGAAATTGATAAAATGAAAGAAATAGATCATTGGCTGGAACAGTTCAGAAGGATTTGGGAAAGCCGCTTCGAACAGCTTGACACTTTACTGGCCACATTGAAAAGCCAGCAGAAATAA
- a CDS encoding SRPBCC family protein has protein sequence MKHHLQFDFLADKEKNTLTIRREFMANRQMVWDCYTKSELLDRWFAPKPLTTKTKSMDFREGGHWHYAMVEPNGTEYWGWVSYHKINPIDSYTSSDSFCNEKGEINTSLPQAEWTVTFTDKNENTLVETIVSYESLTDLETIIEMGMEQGMIATLEKLDELLLTLNQ, from the coding sequence ATGAAACATCATCTTCAGTTCGATTTTCTTGCAGACAAAGAAAAGAACACTCTCACTATCAGACGTGAATTTATGGCCAACAGACAAATGGTCTGGGACTGTTATACAAAAAGTGAACTTCTTGACCGTTGGTTTGCCCCGAAACCACTGACCACCAAAACAAAATCAATGGATTTCCGTGAAGGAGGACATTGGCATTATGCCATGGTGGAGCCTAACGGAACAGAATATTGGGGCTGGGTAAGCTACCATAAGATCAACCCAATAGATTCATATACTTCAAGCGATTCATTCTGCAATGAAAAAGGAGAGATCAACACCAGTCTCCCACAGGCAGAATGGACAGTAACTTTCACAGATAAAAATGAAAATACTCTTGTAGAAACCATTGTAAGCTATGAATCTTTAACTGATCTGGAAACCATTATCGAAATGGGCATGGAGCAGGGAATGATTGCAACGCTTGAAAAACTTGATGAATTACTATTAACATTAAATCAATAA
- a CDS encoding SRPBCC family protein, producing the protein MSNKITVSATINADAQKVWDYYTNPEHITRWNFADPSWQCPFASNDMKVGGKYAARMEAKDGSFGFDFEAVYNEINEGKNFTYTMPDGREVHVDFKENNGQTHLNVAFDPENQNPEEMQKGGWQAILDNFKKYTETN; encoded by the coding sequence ATGAGCAACAAAATCACAGTTTCTGCAACCATCAATGCAGATGCACAAAAAGTATGGGATTACTATACCAATCCGGAGCATATCACACGGTGGAATTTCGCAGATCCTTCATGGCAGTGCCCTTTCGCTTCCAATGATATGAAAGTCGGAGGAAAATATGCAGCCAGAATGGAAGCGAAAGACGGAAGTTTCGGTTTCGATTTTGAAGCTGTTTATAATGAAATAAATGAAGGTAAAAACTTTACATATACTATGCCTGACGGAAGAGAGGTTCATGTCGATTTTAAAGAAAATAACGGACAAACTCATCTGAATGTAGCTTTCGATCCCGAAAACCAAAATCCGGAAGAAATGCAGAAAGGAGGCTGGCAGGCAATTCTTGATAATTTCAAAAAGTATACGGAAACGAACTAA
- a CDS encoding class I SAM-dependent methyltransferase, protein MKENKYDNPSFFDQYEKMLRSQIGLEGAGEWHTLKNMLPDFHGKNVLDLGCGFGWHCRYAMENGAKSVIGIDLSERMLSKAKEINNLEGIQYERKALEDVDYPAEKFDVILSSLTLHYVESFDSMVHNIYQWLTPGGSFVFSVEHPVFTAEGGQDWIYDKNGEKISWPVDRYFLEGKRNTTFLGENVIKYHRTLTSYLNTLLKHGFTIKEVTEPEPSQEMIKEIPEMKEELRRPMMLLISVEK, encoded by the coding sequence ATGAAAGAAAATAAATACGACAACCCGTCATTTTTTGACCAGTATGAAAAGATGCTCCGCTCTCAAATCGGACTGGAAGGAGCCGGAGAATGGCATACTTTAAAAAATATGCTTCCTGATTTTCATGGGAAGAATGTGCTCGACCTTGGATGCGGTTTCGGTTGGCATTGCCGTTATGCTATGGAAAACGGAGCAAAATCCGTCATTGGAATTGATCTTTCGGAAAGAATGTTATCCAAAGCTAAAGAAATCAACAATCTGGAAGGGATTCAATATGAAAGAAAAGCCCTTGAAGATGTTGACTACCCTGCTGAAAAATTTGATGTGATACTCAGCTCACTTACTTTGCATTATGTAGAATCATTCGATAGTATGGTCCATAATATTTACCAATGGCTTACTCCCGGCGGGTCATTTGTTTTCTCAGTAGAACACCCTGTTTTCACAGCTGAAGGCGGCCAGGACTGGATATATGATAAAAACGGAGAAAAAATCAGCTGGCCTGTGGACCGCTATTTTCTGGAGGGAAAAAGAAACACTACTTTTCTGGGAGAAAATGTTATCAAATACCACCGCACTTTAACGTCATATTTAAATACTTTATTAAAACATGGCTTCACCATCAAAGAAGTCACAGAACCTGAACCCAGCCAAGAGATGATAAAAGAAATTCCGGAAATGAAGGAAGAACTCCGCAGGCCTATGATGCTATTGATCTCTGTTGAAAAATAA
- a CDS encoding serine hydrolase domain-containing protein encodes MKLLIFFFILIFSVKLSAQQYSKELDHYFIALTDLKNFNGNVKIAKNNKVLLNKTYNISDEDKALQVNKNSKFIIASVSKIFVKYGILKLVEQGKLKLSDHLNQYIPDFPNGEKISIENLLFHQSGLPREIKDYEKYDHLSLEKTIELAKQESLQFEPGTQTLYSNVGYFILHYLIDKLSDRGYWHFIQEEIIKKYQLKNTGEFNSSRSLSDFAYGFSTENGKIVPVSHTSINRFETGNYFSTIDDLYSFSQQLISGKNLRKDLALTMFGKDSQLIQAGGRPGYRAYYYQDLKSGITFIFTSNFTDIPFQKVTEDIIKLLNDQPYRIPQKINRKAIEVSDEVLKQYTGKFALEADLSQVFTVILENHFLYILDKDGEKTKIYPESPNTFFDNPESEDGYQFVSDKDHQYRLVIISTGVKLNAKKIQ; translated from the coding sequence ATGAAGCTCTTGATCTTTTTCTTCATTCTTATATTTTCAGTAAAACTTTCTGCGCAACAATACAGCAAAGAGCTTGATCATTACTTTATAGCACTCACAGATCTGAAAAATTTTAACGGAAATGTAAAAATCGCTAAAAACAATAAAGTTCTTCTTAACAAGACCTATAATATTTCTGATGAAGACAAGGCATTACAGGTCAATAAGAACAGTAAATTTATTATTGCCTCAGTTTCAAAAATATTTGTAAAATATGGAATTCTTAAACTGGTTGAGCAAGGAAAACTTAAACTGTCAGATCATCTTAATCAATACATTCCTGATTTTCCAAACGGAGAAAAAATTTCTATTGAAAATCTGTTATTTCATCAGTCCGGTCTTCCAAGGGAAATTAAAGATTATGAGAAATATGACCACCTCAGCCTGGAAAAGACAATAGAGCTGGCCAAACAGGAATCTTTACAGTTCGAACCTGGAACTCAGACCTTATATTCCAATGTGGGATATTTTATCCTGCACTATCTTATTGACAAATTGTCTGATAGAGGATACTGGCATTTTATCCAGGAAGAGATCATCAAAAAATACCAGCTGAAAAACACAGGTGAGTTTAACTCTTCCCGATCATTGTCTGATTTTGCTTATGGATTTTCAACTGAAAACGGTAAAATTGTTCCTGTTTCCCATACCAGCATCAACCGTTTTGAAACCGGAAATTATTTTTCGACGATTGATGATTTATATAGTTTTAGTCAACAGCTTATTTCCGGAAAGAATCTCAGAAAAGATCTTGCGCTTACAATGTTCGGAAAAGACAGCCAATTGATCCAGGCAGGCGGCAGACCGGGTTACAGAGCTTATTATTATCAGGATTTAAAATCAGGAATCACCTTCATTTTTACCTCAAATTTCACAGATATTCCTTTCCAGAAAGTGACTGAAGATATTATTAAGCTTTTGAATGATCAGCCTTATCGTATTCCTCAAAAAATCAACAGGAAAGCAATTGAAGTCTCTGATGAAGTTCTCAAACAATACACCGGAAAATTTGCTCTTGAAGCTGATTTGTCACAGGTTTTCACAGTTATTCTTGAAAATCATTTTCTGTATATCCTTGACAAAGACGGAGAGAAAACCAAAATTTATCCGGAATCACCGAATACTTTTTTTGACAATCCGGAATCTGAAGACGGCTATCAGTTTGTGAGTGATAAAGATCATCAATACCGCCTAGTAATTATTTCAACAGGTGTTAAATTAAATGCAAAAAAAATACAGTAA
- a CDS encoding MFS transporter, whose amino-acid sequence MKCNYLKLLVILLGQLLTIMDIFIINVSIPSIQRDLRAGNGEIQFMIAAYLIGFASFLITGGRLGDVYGRKKIYMIGLTAFMLSSVACGISVGAGQLVVSRFIQGVSAAMMAPQVLSMIQVLFSDHQERTKAMGWYGITIGAGTILGQFLGGYFSSLTMMEEPWRLIFLMNIPVCLPAIFLSLKVLNESKTPVKQSFNMSGVVMLSAGLFCAVYALTMSEHAGIQFKNVLLMMISVIILLIFIKNQKKRIRNERSYLIDFELFRYKNFNLGILAVSSFFIMLDSYFYILSLFFQDGLKINPLKAGEIIVFQGLGFIIASVISVKLILRYGKKALVAGLMFIIVILIFQLFLFRTETSFPLFCLLLFLHGLGVGSIIPSLANIALSGMSEKLIGNASGVYNTFQQIAAIIGIVAIGSIFYYFLGEQPAIQHYQRAFSMTLLINILCLILVIVSVFKVPDHVLPEMAK is encoded by the coding sequence ATGAAATGTAACTATTTGAAATTATTGGTAATATTATTAGGTCAGTTATTGACAATTATGGATATTTTTATCATTAACGTATCTATTCCATCTATACAAAGAGACCTGCGTGCCGGCAACGGGGAAATTCAGTTTATGATTGCAGCTTATCTCATCGGATTTGCCTCTTTTTTGATTACCGGCGGCAGATTGGGTGATGTATATGGGAGAAAGAAGATCTATATGATCGGATTAACAGCTTTTATGCTGAGTTCGGTGGCTTGCGGAATTTCCGTAGGGGCGGGCCAGCTGGTTGTTTCAAGATTTATTCAGGGGGTAAGCGCTGCCATGATGGCTCCCCAGGTACTTTCAATGATACAGGTATTGTTCTCTGATCATCAGGAGCGTACAAAAGCAATGGGGTGGTATGGTATTACCATTGGAGCAGGAACTATTCTGGGACAGTTCCTTGGCGGATATTTTTCCTCATTAACAATGATGGAAGAACCCTGGCGTCTTATCTTTCTGATGAATATTCCGGTATGCCTGCCAGCGATCTTTCTTAGTCTGAAAGTATTGAACGAATCTAAAACACCTGTGAAACAATCCTTTAATATGAGCGGTGTTGTAATGCTTTCTGCCGGATTGTTCTGTGCTGTCTATGCATTAACAATGTCTGAACATGCGGGAATTCAATTTAAAAATGTTTTATTGATGATGATTTCAGTAATTATTCTTTTGATTTTCATTAAAAATCAAAAGAAAAGAATCAGGAATGAACGCTCTTATCTGATTGATTTTGAATTGTTCCGGTATAAAAATTTCAACCTTGGAATCCTGGCCGTTTCATCATTTTTTATCATGCTGGATTCATACTTTTATATTCTTTCACTTTTTTTTCAGGACGGATTAAAAATAAATCCTTTAAAAGCAGGTGAAATCATTGTATTTCAAGGGTTGGGTTTTATTATTGCATCTGTCATTTCTGTAAAACTGATTTTAAGATATGGAAAAAAGGCCCTGGTTGCAGGACTGATGTTTATTATTGTTATTCTTATTTTTCAGCTATTCTTATTCAGAACGGAAACAAGTTTTCCACTTTTCTGTCTGTTATTGTTTCTTCATGGATTGGGAGTAGGTTCCATTATTCCTTCGCTGGCCAATATTGCGTTATCTGGCATGTCTGAAAAATTGATAGGAAATGCCTCAGGGGTGTATAATACCTTTCAGCAGATTGCTGCCATCATAGGAATTGTTGCTATTGGAAGTATCTTTTATTATTTTCTTGGAGAGCAACCTGCAATACAACATTATCAAAGAGCTTTTTCGATGACCTTGCTGATCAATATTTTATGTTTGATTCTGGTCATTGTTTCTGTATTTAAAGTTCCTGATCATGTTCTTCCGGAAATGGCTAAATGA
- a CDS encoding TetR/AcrR family transcriptional regulator, with the protein MKKEKVRDRIIRVASDLFYKQGFNSTGINQIIAEADIAIGSLYNHFSSKNDLLQAYLIKQESDWFEGFENSTSKISDPKEKLLTLIDYRKKLQQTSKFAGCHFIKIVSEIGEGNPSVSDFAQKHKEKQKDLITALVREYGMQRQISDPDLLAENIFLLIEGAVVTSTIRRQNDSFDQVKKIVKGLLP; encoded by the coding sequence ATGAAAAAGGAAAAAGTGCGTGACAGAATTATCAGGGTTGCCTCAGATCTGTTTTATAAGCAAGGGTTTAATTCTACAGGAATCAACCAGATTATTGCAGAGGCTGATATTGCTATAGGCTCACTTTATAACCATTTTTCATCTAAGAATGATCTTCTGCAGGCGTATCTTATCAAACAGGAATCGGATTGGTTTGAAGGTTTTGAAAACAGTACATCCAAAATCTCAGATCCCAAAGAAAAACTTTTAACCCTGATTGATTACAGGAAAAAACTTCAGCAGACTTCAAAGTTTGCCGGATGCCATTTTATTAAGATTGTTTCTGAAATAGGAGAGGGCAATCCTTCCGTATCTGATTTTGCCCAAAAGCATAAAGAGAAGCAAAAGGATTTGATCACAGCTCTTGTAAGAGAATATGGAATGCAAAGACAGATTTCAGATCCTGATTTGTTGGCAGAAAACATTTTTTTATTAATAGAAGGAGCTGTTGTTACTTCCACAATCAGGAGACAAAATGATTCTTTTGATCAGGTGAAAAAAATTGTTAAGGGCTTATTACCTTAA
- a CDS encoding NAD-dependent epimerase/dehydratase family protein, with amino-acid sequence MTKNHVSLVSGANGHLGNNLVRFLLKQGIPVRAAVRNINNRKPFEGLNCELVQADITDKASFVKALQGVETFYSVGAAFKLWAKDPEKEIYDVNMRGTRNTIEAAAEAGVKRIVYVSSIAALDYTNLPARESNGYNPDRRDMYYNSKNDGEKLAFDLAAKMGIELVSVMPSAMIGSEAFLPLNVSYGVLKLILNKKIPVDTKITLNWIDVKDVAEGCYLAAEKGRSGERYILANEKCMTITDTTILANRLYPELKLEIPRSVPKGILFAIAALMEFTAKLSGKPPVLTRKDIAMFSGLQQDFDISKARNELGFNPKGPEKAVKEALDFLIKNLELLKEV; translated from the coding sequence ATGACAAAGAATCATGTAAGTCTTGTTTCCGGGGCAAACGGACATCTTGGAAATAATTTAGTCAGATTTTTATTGAAACAGGGGATTCCGGTACGGGCCGCCGTAAGGAATATCAACAACAGAAAACCTTTTGAAGGACTGAACTGTGAATTGGTACAGGCTGATATAACAGATAAAGCTTCTTTCGTAAAAGCTCTGCAGGGTGTGGAAACCTTTTATTCAGTAGGTGCTGCTTTTAAATTATGGGCTAAAGATCCTGAAAAGGAAATCTATGACGTCAATATGAGAGGTACCCGCAATACCATCGAAGCTGCTGCGGAAGCGGGGGTGAAAAGAATAGTGTATGTAAGTTCTATTGCTGCGCTTGATTATACAAACCTGCCTGCCAGAGAAAGTAATGGCTATAATCCGGACCGAAGGGATATGTACTATAATTCTAAAAATGACGGTGAAAAGCTGGCCTTTGATCTGGCTGCAAAAATGGGGATAGAGCTGGTTTCCGTAATGCCTTCTGCCATGATTGGAAGCGAAGCATTTTTACCGCTAAATGTTTCTTATGGAGTATTAAAGCTGATCCTGAACAAAAAAATTCCTGTAGATACCAAAATTACCCTGAACTGGATAGATGTAAAAGATGTTGCAGAAGGATGTTATCTGGCTGCTGAAAAAGGACGTTCCGGTGAACGTTATATTCTTGCCAATGAAAAATGTATGACCATTACCGACACTACAATTCTTGCCAACAGACTTTATCCTGAACTGAAACTGGAAATTCCGCGTTCCGTACCTAAGGGAATTTTGTTTGCTATTGCTGCCCTTATGGAATTTACAGCAAAGCTAAGTGGTAAACCGCCGGTGCTCACCCGGAAAGATATTGCCATGTTTTCAGGATTACAGCAGGATTTTGATATTTCTAAAGCAAGAAATGAGCTTGGATTTAATCCTAAAGGCCCTGAAAAGGCAGTGAAAGAAGCATTAGATTTTCTTATAAAAAATCTTGAATTGTTGAAAGAGGTTTGA
- a CDS encoding Crp/Fnr family transcriptional regulator, which translates to MYDKLLQNIRSGRDFSHEETEAVKHYFEPIAFSKNTVIEEAGTVPRYLYYIVSGYLRIFFTDQNGNEVTTHINCPPGFFTSYQDFISGTVSENNVECITDSELLRISKENLDAVISESKAMKDFSISVFQQSIAYNENRSRELSVLSAEQRYLKLMKDYPEIIQNVPVQYIASFLGMKPESLSRIRKKIIN; encoded by the coding sequence ATGTACGACAAGCTTCTACAAAATATCCGTTCAGGACGTGACTTTAGCCATGAAGAGACAGAAGCTGTCAAACACTATTTTGAGCCGATAGCATTTTCAAAAAATACTGTAATAGAAGAAGCCGGTACAGTTCCCCGGTACCTTTATTATATTGTGTCAGGATACCTGAGGATTTTTTTTACTGATCAGAATGGAAATGAAGTGACCACTCATATCAACTGCCCGCCGGGATTTTTTACTTCCTATCAGGATTTTATCAGCGGTACGGTTTCCGAAAACAATGTGGAATGTATCACAGATTCTGAGCTTCTCAGAATTTCAAAAGAAAATCTGGATGCTGTGATCAGTGAAAGCAAGGCAATGAAAGATTTCAGTATCTCTGTTTTTCAGCAGTCGATTGCCTATAATGAGAACCGTTCCAGAGAACTGTCAGTACTCAGTGCTGAGCAGCGTTACCTTAAGCTTATGAAAGATTATCCGGAAATTATTCAGAATGTTCCCGTACAATATATCGCTTCATTTTTAGGGATGAAGCCTGAAAGCCTCAGCAGGATCCGGAAAAAAATAATTAACTAA